TCTTGTGTTTGGTGGGGCGGTGACGATCCCCCAGATGAATGGAAATGAGCAAAGCCCGCAAACCTGGGAAACCCTGGCATCCTTCCTTGTTCGTACCGCCGATGACGCGGTGTTCCGGTCGAAAAATCGCGGCGGTACCACTATCGAATGTATTGAGACAGGCATAAGAGGAGCGTATAGTTAAGGTATGCATGTAGACGATCCAGAAGTAGGAAAAAATATCCGGGAATTAAGCGAAGCCCTTGCTAGGGCAGATGACGGGGCCCTCATCGAAGCTTTTTTGCAGAGCCTGTTAACCCCCGCAGAATTGGCGGATATTGCGGCCCGCTGGGCCCTGGTAAAAGAATTGGACCGTAAAACACCTCAACGAGAAATAGCCCGCAAATTAGGACTATCCCTCTGTAAAATTACCCGCGGGTCCCGGGAGCTTAAAAAGCCAAATAGCCCCTTTCGGGCGATGTTCAACCTTATACAGTCCCCACCTGAAAGGAATGCCGTGCCAGGGCCCGCCGCCCCCGTTCAATCCATACCACGCAAAATGCCAGGAGAAGACGGGGAACCATCACCCAGATAAGGGGAACCCCGAGGGCAACAAAGAGCAGGGTATCCTCCAGAAGGGAATGGCTTATTCCTACATGGTGATTGAAGAGGTCCCCCTCTGAGAGGCTTAGTTTGCCCCGATCTACCTGTTCGATTAAGAGGGCCGAACCATAGGTAAGGCCAATGGCGTTTGCCACGATCCACACAAAACCCGTGTTGGGAGAAAGCCCGAACAATTGCATGAGGGGAGCAAGCAAGCGCCCCAATGCTTCGAGCCAGTGAAAGGCTTCCATGATTTTTTGGAGAACCATCAGAAGAAAAACGATAATCGACATCTTGATGATGAGGCGAAGGTTCTGAAAAAACCAGCCCTTAAGAAGGAGGGGAAGCTGGGACCACGAAAAAGGCCCCTGCGGACTTCCTGTTTCTGCAAAAGGATGAATCTTTGCCATATCAACGGGGAGGATCCAGTGTAGAATCCAGGCAGCAAAAAGGGCCACGCCGATTCTGAGTAGCACCATTTTGGTAATAGAGGAACCCGTTTTTTTCATCACCATGGTTTCTACAATGATGCTGTGGGCAATAAGACACATGACGGCCAGTAAGGTTACTTCCCGTAGGTTTAGATGTAACGTCCCCATGACCGCAATGGCAGAGTAGATGTTCAAGAGAATGGAACTTACGAACACCAGCCCACTTTCTCCGGGCAGTCCCAGGAATTGCATGAGGGGATTGAAAAAAACCGCAATGACCGACAGAATACCGGTTATGTCCAGAATAAAAACCCCAAAAGAAACAGGTACCGTGATGCTTATTAAGAAACGGATAGTACTCAGACTTGGTTTTAGGGCGGCCCTGATGACCCCCGTAATACGGGGGAGTAGTTTTTGGGATATGTTTTTTTGTTCCATGGGCCCTATTTAGACCCCATTGGGGAACTCTTGTCAAGTGAAACAGGGGAACGAATATGAAAGAAGTACACTATTTCCCTATTGATCGCTATGGATACGATTTTATTCCACCCGAATTCGTCCCTGCAGGAAAAGATGAGTACTGGCTCAGGAATAAACAGGTTCAGGCAGAAAATAAACATTGGCGGGGCCTTGAAGCTTCGGAAATAGAAATTCTTGTAAAGAACAATAACTATTGCTCCAATTGGGATAACCTTCTGGTTTCCGATCCCTTTGATGCACGCCTTATCAGGGATTCTCAGTTTTATGGACTCGTTCGTTTGGGTAAGCTGGAACGGCTTCTTATCCAGCATCATGATTTTCGAATCCCTACGGGGATTCGCAATAGTACGATTATTTCCTGCGATATTGGGGATAACTGCGCTATCCAGGATGTCAGGTACCTTTCTCATTACATTATCGGAGACACGGTGATCCTTTCCCGGATCGATGAGATGCAGTGTACCAACCATGCTAAGTTTGGGAATGGGATCCTGACGGACGGAGAAGAGGAATCGGTTCGGATCTGGATCGATGTGATGAACGAAGCCGGGGGGCGCTCCATCCTTCCCTTTGAGGACCTTATCCCCGCCGATGCCTATCTGTGGGCGAGCTACCGGGACGATGCAAGACTGGTCCAGCGTCTTGCAGAAATTACCCAGGCCCAGTATGGGGCCCCCCGGGGGCGGTATGGAATGGTGGGGCCGGCCACGGTTATTAAAAGTTGTAGAATAATCAAGGACGTGTACATTGGTTCCTGCGCCTATATTAAGGGAGCCAATAAACTGAAGAACCTTTCCATCCTTTCCAGCGAGGCAGAGCCCAGCCAGATAGGTGAGGGCGTGGAATTGGTGAACGGTATTGTGGGCTATGGCTGTCGGGTCTTTTATGGGTGCAAGGCGGTCCGTTTCGTGATGGGTCGAAACTCGGCATTGAAATATGGGGCCCGGCTTATCCACTCCGTCCTTGGCGACAATTCTACCGTGTCGTGCTGTGAAATTCTTAATAACCTTATTTTCCCCTTCCATGAGCAGCATCACAATAATTCCTTTTTAATTGCAAGCCTTGTGCAGGGACAATCAAACATTGCGGCGGGGGCCACCATTGGTTCAAACCATAATAGCCGTGCCAACGATGGGGAACTCCGGGCCGGGCGGGGGTTCTGGCCGGGCCTCTGTGTAAGCCTGAAACACCCCAGTCGATTTGCGTCGTTTATCATTATCGCAAAGGGCTCCTATCCCTATGAACTCCATATCCCCTTACCCTTTAGTCTGGTAAACAATAATGTTTTCCGGGATGAGCTTGAGGTAATGCCCGCCTATTACTGGATGTACAACCTCTATGCCCTGGAGCGAAACAGTTGGAAATTTCGGATGCGGGATAAGCGGGTAACCCCGGTGCAACGGATTGAGACTGAGTACCTCGCCCCTGACACGGCCTCTGAAATTCTGAACGCCATGGAGTTATTAGAGCTCTGGGTAGGCCGGGCCTACCGTGCAGCCCAGGGGAAAGACAGTCCCCGTCCTGAAAGGGGAGGGACCGCAAAAGGAGGTTCCCTGTCCACGGACGAAGAACTCCGTGCCCTGGGCCGGCGTCTTTTGCTCGAGGAACCGGCCGTGGTGGATAGTCTCGACGTGTTGGGAGAAGGGCTTGAGCGGAGCAGTCGGCCCTGTCGTATTCTCAAGGTTCGGCAGGCCTATGAAGCCTACCGGGACATGCTCCGGTATTATTGTATAAAAACCCTCGTCCTGTCGGAACCGCCTGCGGTGAAAGAAGCCGCCCGCAGGATCTTCGAGACAAAAAACCTCACTTTGAACAGTGAAAGTGGAGAGACAACGGGGAACAACTTCTTCCTGGTGGCCGCCTTATCGAAGGTTGCCTCAACAGGTGGAGGTGCCTCGGCGGAGCTGTCTTCCCCTGCTGCCTGGGAGAACTTCGGAGGACAGCTGGTACCCGCCTCGCGGGTCGATGCCTTGCGGCAGGCGATTCGCGAAGGCCGGATCTGTTCCTGGGATGAAATCCATGCCACCTACGAAGAATGGTTCCGTCGGTATCCGGAGGATCGTCTATCCCATGCTCAGCAACTGGTATGCATCCTTTTTGAACGAGGTCTTATGGCTTCGTGGATGCAGGAAAGTACCCTTCAGCCAGCGCCGCTTGTGGAGGAACTAAAAAAGGTATACGCCCTTTCCCAGTGGATGGAAAACGAGGTGCGCCACAGCAGGGAAAAGGATTATACCGATCCCTTCCGGGCGATTACCTACCGGAACAAAGAGGAGATGGAGGCGGTGCTGGGGCGACTTGAGGATAATCCTTTTATTGGAGTTTTCCAGGAAGAATGCCGAAAATTTAGAGAAATCTTACAACGATTCATAGAAAAATGGAGTTCTTCCATATGAAAAGTTTGAGCGATTACACCAGTAGTACCGCTGCAACGGAACTGTATGCCTTTCTTGCGGAGCTTGTGGTCAATGAAGAGGTAACCAGTTTTTCCCAACTCATGGAACTGGTGGAAAAACTCCCCCGGGATAACCGTTTTATGGCGGTAATCCCCCGCATTTTTAAGCTTATTCAAAAACTCCAGTGGGGCTTCTTTCGGGATATCGATCCTGAACAGTATCCCAAGATATGGAAAGAGGTGGTGGTTCCCCATCCCGAATTTAAGCAGTGCGGGGACTTAAAACGGAACCTGACTATTTCTGATATCTATGTGGGGATTCTGGATCTCCATGGGTATACACGGTTTTGTGAAAAAAATAAGAATAACCTTTCCATGTTGCAGATGCTGGACGACCTGATTCAGGTAGATCTTTTGAATATTGCCAAAAAGTATAATGTGGTGTTCCAGCGACGCCAGGGGGACGAAATGGTACTGGTGGGGGCTTCCGCGGCGGATGTCCTGGCGGTTACCCTCCTGGTGATTCAAGCCTTTTCTAAGCAGCGAACCATCCATTTTAAGGGTGATGATGCATTGCGGACCGGTAACAGTGTGATCCTGGAAGAAATGCATGTTTCTGCGGGCATTGCGGGGGGTAAGAAATTTACCCCCTTTATTATCACCAAGGATGGGGATCTTTCCGGCGGCGTTATCAATACGGCGGCCCGGCTTCAGGGTCGGGCAAATGAGCTATCCAGTACCCGTTCCTGTATTATTGTGAGTAGAACCGTCTACAGCAGTTTTGTCTCCGAGATGAAAGTTTCCCCCCATCCCTTCTTTTCTAAGGTCGAGGTAAAATTCTTTGACTCCGGCTGGATCAGTTTTAAAGGTATTTCGGTGGCGGTCCACGAGGTGCTGTTTACGAGTCAGGATATGAACCGCCTGCTGTACGAAGAGCAATTCCAGAGCCTGTATAAAGCCATCGACAACGGGGCATGGAAAGATGGGATTTTTATCTCCCTTATGCATCTTTTAATGAAGATCTTTAAGGTTATCCCCAAATTTCGAATTACCGTAAGCCTCCATGGGAAAAACGAGGTGTTAGAAAATGAGGATTGTATCAAACTTGCCCAGGATACGGCGAACCTGTTTCGGATAACCCAGAACTACGGAGCCGCCATTGCTTCCCTGGGGCGCCTTGTGGAATGCATCGAGGCGATCCCTAACTTTGACCGTCTCTGTCTCGAGTATAGCCGCTGTATTTATGCAGCCTACAAAGATGTTCAAGAAGAATTCGAAAAACGGGTGGAAGAAAAAATAGAAGAAAAAATTCCCCAGGTCTTGCCTGCAAAATATAAGGCCGCCTATGAGGAAGGAAAACGGGGCGCAGAGATTTATCAGAAATTAAAGGACCGGGTATTTCAAACCCTCACGCCTCTTGAACTATCTCTTCTCTGGTCCTCCGTGGTTGACGGGACCTTGAAAAACAAGGAAATATCGATTCATTCGGGAAAGAAATAACCCCGGGGGGACCTTTACTGTTTTTTCCTTTCTCGAATTTTCGAAAACCGGTAGAGGGTTCCATTCCTTATGCAATGCTATCTTTTGCTATGTTGAGGATTTTCGTCTCTGCCCCCAGGGCAAGACCCTGGTCTCGCTGCATTGGATTCACAATAAGGATGCTGTCGGATCGATCAAGAGAAAAGAACGGTTTTTCCGCAGGATAGCCTTCCCCTCGTTTTGCGGAAAACGCTACCCGTCCCGAAGGGCCGCAGAGGATAAAGCGGGTTCGGCCTGCCTTGTTAAGCATGGGTTCTGAAACAACGCGGAAGGGTCCCAGCAATGTGGGATCCTTCGTCGTAGTGGGCAAGGGGGGGGCTCCCGGATCAGGGATTTGCGTCGCTTCCTTTCCTGTCGCTCCCTTTTTTATAGCAGTCACCGTATCGGGAAAAAGGTCCTTTCCATCGTCCAATAATAGTTCCTTTTTTTGAAACACAAAGGCCGTGGTTTTAATCAGGTCTTTATTCAGGCCGAGCCGCTGGGCAAGGAGACGGGTAGTGGAGGGGAGAAAACTGCGGAAATGGCTATGGCAGGTCTGGTTGGAACCCGTGAGGGCTGGGCAGGAAGCGGTATAGAAACAGGGGGCCCAAATCTCCAGGGTATCGATGGTAAGGAGCCGGTCTCGCAGAGCAAGGGCTTCCCGGCTACTGGTCATGGTGGCCGGTTCTAGGATGATAAGAAGCCCCCCCCCTCTTAAAAGGGAGAGTACCCCCATAAGAAAGGCGAAGCGACGGTCAATGCGATCTTCCCTATCGGGCCACAGTTCATTGAGGACATGCCCAAGGAAAACGACGTCATACTGTCCCTGAGGAAGAGGGTCCTCTCCTGCTTTCCAGAGGGGAACCCCCTGGTAGGTGTATCCTGCCTGCTGGGCGAGAAAAGCCCCTATCTCTACCGCTTCTGAACTCCGGTCACAGGCGGTAATATGGATAGGGGTGTCACTGCCCCGGCTCCGAAGCCAATCGGCCACGGCAATGCTCCCCGGTGCGGGGCCAGCACCCACATCAAGGATACGGATCGGCTCGGAGGGTACGGTTTTCAGTATGTTCCCGGAGGTAGCTTCGTTTTCCCAGGCCTTTCTGGCTTCTACCATATTGAGCATTCCCTCTACC
The window above is part of the Treponema sp. J25 genome. Proteins encoded here:
- a CDS encoding Trp family transcriptional regulator, yielding MHVDDPEVGKNIRELSEALARADDGALIEAFLQSLLTPAELADIAARWALVKELDRKTPQREIARKLGLSLCKITRGSRELKKPNSPFRAMFNLIQSPPERNAVPGPAAPVQSIPRKMPGEDGEPSPR
- a CDS encoding nucleoside recognition domain-containing protein, whose protein sequence is MEQKNISQKLLPRITGVIRAALKPSLSTIRFLISITVPVSFGVFILDITGILSVIAVFFNPLMQFLGLPGESGLVFVSSILLNIYSAIAVMGTLHLNLREVTLLAVMCLIAHSIIVETMVMKKTGSSITKMVLLRIGVALFAAWILHWILPVDMAKIHPFAETGSPQGPFSWSQLPLLLKGWFFQNLRLIIKMSIIVFLLMVLQKIMEAFHWLEALGRLLAPLMQLFGLSPNTGFVWIVANAIGLTYGSALLIEQVDRGKLSLSEGDLFNHHVGISHSLLEDTLLFVALGVPLIWVMVPRLLLAFCVVWIERGRRALARHSFQVGTV
- a CDS encoding DUF4954 family protein, translated to MKEVHYFPIDRYGYDFIPPEFVPAGKDEYWLRNKQVQAENKHWRGLEASEIEILVKNNNYCSNWDNLLVSDPFDARLIRDSQFYGLVRLGKLERLLIQHHDFRIPTGIRNSTIISCDIGDNCAIQDVRYLSHYIIGDTVILSRIDEMQCTNHAKFGNGILTDGEEESVRIWIDVMNEAGGRSILPFEDLIPADAYLWASYRDDARLVQRLAEITQAQYGAPRGRYGMVGPATVIKSCRIIKDVYIGSCAYIKGANKLKNLSILSSEAEPSQIGEGVELVNGIVGYGCRVFYGCKAVRFVMGRNSALKYGARLIHSVLGDNSTVSCCEILNNLIFPFHEQHHNNSFLIASLVQGQSNIAAGATIGSNHNSRANDGELRAGRGFWPGLCVSLKHPSRFASFIIIAKGSYPYELHIPLPFSLVNNNVFRDELEVMPAYYWMYNLYALERNSWKFRMRDKRVTPVQRIETEYLAPDTASEILNAMELLELWVGRAYRAAQGKDSPRPERGGTAKGGSLSTDEELRALGRRLLLEEPAVVDSLDVLGEGLERSSRPCRILKVRQAYEAYRDMLRYYCIKTLVLSEPPAVKEAARRIFETKNLTLNSESGETTGNNFFLVAALSKVASTGGGASAELSSPAAWENFGGQLVPASRVDALRQAIREGRICSWDEIHATYEEWFRRYPEDRLSHAQQLVCILFERGLMASWMQESTLQPAPLVEELKKVYALSQWMENEVRHSREKDYTDPFRAITYRNKEEMEAVLGRLEDNPFIGVFQEECRKFREILQRFIEKWSSSI
- a CDS encoding small ribosomal subunit Rsm22 family protein, translated to MGNGDHCMGKNTQQTNVPLFQRATGRWEGLCRAIWRALREPHRVRYTSGEHRSHNDMADWLGSLQNTLRSRQWQGPLTPIEIEAVQKDLLTLQRGLTGNRDLVGRSYMQERALLGSYLLFYWFISRAQVEGMLNMVEARKAWENEATSGNILKTVPSEPIRILDVGAGPAPGSIAVADWLRSRGSDTPIHITACDRSSEAVEIGAFLAQQAGYTYQGVPLWKAGEDPLPQGQYDVVFLGHVLNELWPDREDRIDRRFAFLMGVLSLLRGGGLLIILEPATMTSSREALALRDRLLTIDTLEIWAPCFYTASCPALTGSNQTCHSHFRSFLPSTTRLLAQRLGLNKDLIKTTAFVFQKKELLLDDGKDLFPDTVTAIKKGATGKEATQIPDPGAPPLPTTTKDPTLLGPFRVVSEPMLNKAGRTRFILCGPSGRVAFSAKRGEGYPAEKPFFSLDRSDSILIVNPMQRDQGLALGAETKILNIAKDSIA